A region of Mycteria americana isolate JAX WOST 10 ecotype Jacksonville Zoo and Gardens chromosome 11, USCA_MyAme_1.0, whole genome shotgun sequence DNA encodes the following proteins:
- the ALAS1 gene encoding 5-aminolevulinate synthase, non-specific, mitochondrial, translating into MEAVVRRCPFLARVSQAFLQKAGPSLLLYAQHCPRMMEAAPPAAARALATSAARGQQAEEETPAARREAKNAKEVAQQNTDGSQPPAGHPPAGASQSSATKCPFLAAQMNHKNSNVFCKASLELQEDVQEMQADRKGTEFAKIPTASTVRNIETEGEEWNGLLKKFKDIVLKQRPESVSHLLQDNLPKSISTFQYDQFFEKKIDEKKKDHTYRVFKTVNRKAQVFPMADDYTDSLITKKEVSVWCSNDYLGMSRHPRVCGAVMDTLKQHGAGAGGTRNISGTSKFHVDLEKELADLHGKDAALLFSSCFVANDSTLFTLAKMLPGCEIYSDSGNHASMIQGIRNSRVPKHIFRHNDVNHLRELLKKSDPSTPKIVAFETVHSMDGAVCPLEELCDVAHEHGAITFVDEVHAVGLYGARGGGIGDRDGIMHKMDIISGTLGKAFGCVGGYISSTSSLIDTVRSYAAGFIFTTSLPPMLLAGALESVRTLKSAEGQVLRRQHQRNVKLMRQMLMDAGLPVVHCPSHIIPIRVADAAKNTEICDKLMSQHSIYVQAINYPTVSRGEELLRIAPTPHHTPQMMSYFLEKLLATWKDVGLELKPHSSAECNFCRRPLHFEAMSERERSYFSGMSKLVSVSA; encoded by the exons ATGGAGGCGGTGGTGCGGCGCTGCCCGTTCCTGGCTCGCGTCTCGCAGGCCTTCCTGCAGAAGGCCGGGCCCTCCCTGCTCCTCTACGCCCAGCACTGCCCCCGCATGATGGaggcggcccccccggccgccgcccgcgccctgGCCACGTCCGCCGCCCGCGGGCAGCAGGCGGAGGAGGAgacccccgccgcccgccggg AGGCCAAAAATGCCAAAGAGGTGGCCCAACAGAATACAGATGGATCCCAGCCACCTGCTGGCCACCCACCTGCTGGTGCTAGCCAGAGCTCTGCTACTAAATGCCCGTTCCTGGCAGCTCAAATGAATCACAAGAACAGCAATGTTTTCTGCAAAGCCAGCCTAGAACTCCAAGAGGATGTGCAGGAAATGCAGGCGGACAGGAAGG GTACAGAATTTGCCAAAATACCAACTGCTTCCACAGTGAGAAACATTGAGACTGAGGGAGAAGAGTGGAATGGCTTGCTCAAGAAGTTTAAAGATATTGTGCTGAAGCAAAGACCCGAAAGTGTGTCTCATCTGCTTCAGGATAACTTGCCAAAAT CTATATCCACCTTCCAGTATGATCAGTTCTTTGAGAAAAAGATAGATGAAAAGAAGAAGGATCACACCTACCGAGTATTCAAAACAGTGAACCGAAAAGCACAAGTCTTTCCCATGGCAGATGACTATACTGATTCTCTAATCACCAAGAAGGAGGTGTCTGTTTGGTGCAGCAATGATTACCTGGGGATGAGTCGTCACCCTCGTGTGTGTGGAGCAGTTAT GGATACACTGAAACAAcatggtgctggagcaggaggcacAAGAAATATTTCAGGAACAAGTAAATTTCATGTTGATTTGGAAAAAGAGCTAGCTGATCTTCATGGAAAAGATGCAGCACTGCTGTTCTCATCTTGCTTTGTAGCCAATGACTCCACCCTCTTCACTCTAGCTAAGATGCTGCCAG GCTGTGAGATCTACTCTGATTCTGGAAACCACGCCTCCATGATCCAGGGGATCCGAAACAGCAGGGTGCCAAAACACATATTTCGCCATAACGATGTCAACCATCTTCGAGAACTATTAAAGAAGTCTGATCCATCTACCCCTAAAATTGTTGCATTTGAAACTGTTCACTCAATGGATG GTGCAGTCTGTCCTCTGGAGGAGCTGTGTGACGTGGCCCACGAGCATGGGGCAATCACTTTTGTGGATGAAGTGCATGCTGTGGGGCTGTATGGAGCTCGAGGTGGTGGTATAGGAGACCGGGATGGAATCATGCATAAGATGGACATCATCTCTGGAACGCTTG gCAAAGCATTTGGTTGTGTAGGAGGATATATCTCCAGTACAAGTTCTCTGATAGACACTGTTCGTTCGTATGCTGCTGGCTTTATTTTCACAACGTCGCTGCCACCCATGCTCTTAGCTGGTGCCCTAGAATCCGTCCGAACTCTGAAGAGTGCAGAGGGGCAAGTTCTGAGGCGCCAGCACCAACGCAATGTGAAGCTTATGAGACAGATGCTGATGGATGCAGGGCTTCCTGTGGTGCACTGCCCCAGTCACATCATTCCAATAAGG GTTGCAGATGCTGCTAAAAATACAGAGATCTGTGACAAGCTGATGAGCCAGCACAGCATCTATGTCCAAGCCATCAACTACCCCACAGTTTCCCGTGGAGAAGAGCTGCTACGTATTGCTCCTACACCTCACCACACCCCTCAGATGATGAGTTACTTTCTTG AAAAACTGCTGGCTACATGGAAGGATGTTGGTCTGGAGCTGAAACCACATTCATCAGCTGAATGCAACTTCTGTAGAAGACCCCTACATTTTGAAGCAATGAGTGAACGGGAAAGATCCTACTTCAGTGGCATGAGCAAACTAGTATCTGTCAGTGCATGA